One genomic window of Anguilla anguilla isolate fAngAng1 chromosome 13, fAngAng1.pri, whole genome shotgun sequence includes the following:
- the pparg gene encoding peroxisome proliferator-activated receptor gamma isoform X1: MQHIRFTNRSRLITTDMVDTQMPAWPMSFGLSPMDLAGLDDSSHCFDMKPFSTLDYTSLSGFGYDTSPPQSEDLTHMDCMYNFKTQESQSTIKLEPESPPQYSENSQSYSKLHDDPSTSMLNIECRVCGDKASGFHYGVHACEGCKGFFRRTIRLKLVYDRCDLHCRIHKKSRNKCQYCRFQKCLMVGMSHNAIRFGRMPQAEKEKLLAEFSTDLDHMHPESADLRTLAKHLYESYVKYFPLTKAKARAILSGKTGDSAPFVIHDMKSLTEGEQFINCKQMPLPDQRPEMGLGFGMGQESADEVELRFFHRCQFRSAEGVREVTEFAKSIPGFVGLDLNDQVTLLKYGVIEVLIIMMAPLMNKDGTLISYGQIFMTREFLKSLRKPFCEMMEPKFEFSVKFNMLELDDCDMALFLAVIILSGDRPGLLNVKPIEDLQETVLHALELQLKMNHPDSLQLFAKVLQKMTDLRQLVTDHVHLIQLLKKTEIDLCLHPLLQEIMKDLY, encoded by the exons ATGCAGCACATCAGATTTACAAATCGAAGCCGCCTTATTACTACAG ATATGGTGGACACGCAGATGCCTGCTTGGCCCATGAGTTTCGGGCTGAGCCCCATGGACCTGGCCGGGTTGGACGACAGCTCCCACTGTTTTGACATGAAGCCCTTCTCCACCCTGGACTACACCAGCCTTTCTGGCTTTGGTTACGACACCAGCCCTCCCCAGAGTGAAGACTTGACGCACATGGACTGCATGTACAATTTCAAAACACAAGAGAGCCAAA GTACAATAAAACTTGAGCCAGAATCTCCACCACAGTATTCAGAGAACAGTCAGTCATATTCTAAACTGCATGATGACCCATCCACCTCAATGCTAAACATTGAGTGCCGTGTGTGTGGAGACAAGGCTTCAGGTTTCCACTACGGAGTCCACGCTTGTGAGGGCTGTAAG ggTTTCTTTCGAAGGACCATACGGTTAAAGCTGGTTTATGACCGCTGTGACCTGCACTGTCGAATTCACAAAAAGAGCCGCAACAAATGCCAATACTGCCGCTTCCAGAAGTGCCTAATGGTGGGAATGTCACATAATG CCATTCGTTTTGGCCGAATGCCTCAGGCTGAGAAGGAGAAGCTACTGGCAGAATTCTCCACTGACCTGGATCACATGCACCCGGAGTCCGCAGACCTGCGCACCCTTGCCAAGCACCTGTACGAGTCCTACGTTAAATACTTCCCACTGACCAAGGCCAAGGCCCGGGCCATTCTCTCTGGGAAGACTGGGGACAGTGCG CCCTTTGTCATCCATGATATGAAGTCTTTGACGGAGGGGGAGCAGTTCATTAACTGCAAGCAGATGCCACTGCCCGACCAGAGGCCCGAGATGGGTTTGGGCTTCGGCATGGGGCAGGAGTCAGCGGACGAGGTGGAGCTACGCTTCTTCCACAGATGCCAGTTCCGCTCCGCGGAGGGCGTGCGAGAGGTGACGGAGTTCGCCAAGAGCATCCCAGGATTCGTGGGTCTGGACCTGAACGACCAGGTGACGCTGCTCAAGTACGGGGTCATTGAGGTGCTGATTATCATGATGGCGCCACTCATGAACAAGGACGGCACGCTGATCTCCTACGGCCAGATCTTCATGACCAGGGAGTTCCTGAAGAGCCTCCGCAAGCCTTTCTGTGAGATGATGGAGCCCAAGTTTGAGTTTTCAGTGAAGTTCAACATGCTGGAGTTGGACGATTGTGACATGGCGCTCTTCCTCGCCGTCATTATCCTCAGCGGAG ATCGACCTGGGCTGCTCAACGTGAAGCCCATTGAGGACCTCCAGGAGACCGTACTCCATGCCCTGGAGCTCCAGCTGAAGATGAACCACCCCGACTCTCTCCAGCTTTTCGCCAAGGTGCTACAGAAGATGACAGACCTCCGGCAGCTGGTCACAGACCATGTGCACCTGATCCAACTGCTGAAGAAGACAGAGATTGACTTGTGCTTGCATCCACTGCTGCAGGAGATCATGAAAGACCTGTACTAG
- the pparg gene encoding peroxisome proliferator-activated receptor gamma isoform X2, protein MVDTQMPAWPMSFGLSPMDLAGLDDSSHCFDMKPFSTLDYTSLSGFGYDTSPPQSEDLTHMDCMYNFKTQESQSTIKLEPESPPQYSENSQSYSKLHDDPSTSMLNIECRVCGDKASGFHYGVHACEGCKGFFRRTIRLKLVYDRCDLHCRIHKKSRNKCQYCRFQKCLMVGMSHNAIRFGRMPQAEKEKLLAEFSTDLDHMHPESADLRTLAKHLYESYVKYFPLTKAKARAILSGKTGDSAPFVIHDMKSLTEGEQFINCKQMPLPDQRPEMGLGFGMGQESADEVELRFFHRCQFRSAEGVREVTEFAKSIPGFVGLDLNDQVTLLKYGVIEVLIIMMAPLMNKDGTLISYGQIFMTREFLKSLRKPFCEMMEPKFEFSVKFNMLELDDCDMALFLAVIILSGDRPGLLNVKPIEDLQETVLHALELQLKMNHPDSLQLFAKVLQKMTDLRQLVTDHVHLIQLLKKTEIDLCLHPLLQEIMKDLY, encoded by the exons ATGGTGGACACGCAGATGCCTGCTTGGCCCATGAGTTTCGGGCTGAGCCCCATGGACCTGGCCGGGTTGGACGACAGCTCCCACTGTTTTGACATGAAGCCCTTCTCCACCCTGGACTACACCAGCCTTTCTGGCTTTGGTTACGACACCAGCCCTCCCCAGAGTGAAGACTTGACGCACATGGACTGCATGTACAATTTCAAAACACAAGAGAGCCAAA GTACAATAAAACTTGAGCCAGAATCTCCACCACAGTATTCAGAGAACAGTCAGTCATATTCTAAACTGCATGATGACCCATCCACCTCAATGCTAAACATTGAGTGCCGTGTGTGTGGAGACAAGGCTTCAGGTTTCCACTACGGAGTCCACGCTTGTGAGGGCTGTAAG ggTTTCTTTCGAAGGACCATACGGTTAAAGCTGGTTTATGACCGCTGTGACCTGCACTGTCGAATTCACAAAAAGAGCCGCAACAAATGCCAATACTGCCGCTTCCAGAAGTGCCTAATGGTGGGAATGTCACATAATG CCATTCGTTTTGGCCGAATGCCTCAGGCTGAGAAGGAGAAGCTACTGGCAGAATTCTCCACTGACCTGGATCACATGCACCCGGAGTCCGCAGACCTGCGCACCCTTGCCAAGCACCTGTACGAGTCCTACGTTAAATACTTCCCACTGACCAAGGCCAAGGCCCGGGCCATTCTCTCTGGGAAGACTGGGGACAGTGCG CCCTTTGTCATCCATGATATGAAGTCTTTGACGGAGGGGGAGCAGTTCATTAACTGCAAGCAGATGCCACTGCCCGACCAGAGGCCCGAGATGGGTTTGGGCTTCGGCATGGGGCAGGAGTCAGCGGACGAGGTGGAGCTACGCTTCTTCCACAGATGCCAGTTCCGCTCCGCGGAGGGCGTGCGAGAGGTGACGGAGTTCGCCAAGAGCATCCCAGGATTCGTGGGTCTGGACCTGAACGACCAGGTGACGCTGCTCAAGTACGGGGTCATTGAGGTGCTGATTATCATGATGGCGCCACTCATGAACAAGGACGGCACGCTGATCTCCTACGGCCAGATCTTCATGACCAGGGAGTTCCTGAAGAGCCTCCGCAAGCCTTTCTGTGAGATGATGGAGCCCAAGTTTGAGTTTTCAGTGAAGTTCAACATGCTGGAGTTGGACGATTGTGACATGGCGCTCTTCCTCGCCGTCATTATCCTCAGCGGAG ATCGACCTGGGCTGCTCAACGTGAAGCCCATTGAGGACCTCCAGGAGACCGTACTCCATGCCCTGGAGCTCCAGCTGAAGATGAACCACCCCGACTCTCTCCAGCTTTTCGCCAAGGTGCTACAGAAGATGACAGACCTCCGGCAGCTGGTCACAGACCATGTGCACCTGATCCAACTGCTGAAGAAGACAGAGATTGACTTGTGCTTGCATCCACTGCTGCAGGAGATCATGAAAGACCTGTACTAG